TTCCCAGTGTAGAAGATGTCCCGATGCTGGGGCGCCACGTTTTTCTTTTCTTTTTTCCTCTTTCATGGATTTACCAGATATTTTCATCTTTTTTCTCCGAGCAGGTCTATTTTTCAATCGTGCAGGGTGCATGGGCGGGGATGGTGAGTCTGGCGGTTTTTTTGATCGGTTATCGGGCGATGAATGGCTGGTTACTCGCAGTTGTATCCGTCGCTACGGGGCTTAATCCGTTCGTGTTCACATCGACCAGTTTTCCCCATGTGGAGATGGCGATGCCCGCGTTTATCGCCTTATTCATTGCCACCTGGATGAGGCTACGTGAACATCATCGTTTGTGGTGGTTGCCCTTTTTGCCTCTTGCCGGTCTGCTCAGTGTCCGGGAGGACGCGGGGTTGCACGGGTTCGGTCTGTTCATTCTGCTGGCGGCGTACTTCTGGTGGTGCGTGCGGGAACGACGGGATATCTGGCGGTTTTTCGGGCTGGTGTCTCTCATTTGTATTGGGTACAGCGTTGTGGCATTTCTGGTGCGGCAATCCTTTTCTCCGAGCGACGACACTATTGTGTGGAAGTTTGTCGGCTCGCCGCCCTACGCACACTTGACTGTGGATCTGATTTTGGAACGGTTGGCTTTTATAGCGTCCGACCGCGAGTATGTGTACATTCCGATGTTGGCGTTGGCTCTGCTCGCTATTGTGCAACGGAGCCTGCTGCCTCTGGTCGCCGTTGTTGCAGTTCTGCCGTGGGTGTTGTGGCATTTGATAGCGAAGGACCCGCTGGCTGGTACCTTTTATCCCTATACGATGGCACCGGTGATGGTGGTGATGTTCTGGCCCCTAACGTCCGCCTTGCTGCGGGAGATGACGCAGCCGGATGCTGCGCGGAAACACTCTGACCGACGCCATATTCTGATTTCCGGTCTGCTGCAACTGGTCCTGTGCGTTTCCCTGACTGCCACGCTGACGGGTAATGCCAATGTCCGCAAGAGTGTTGTGCGCGATGGATTCAGTTTTTCGTATATGAATAAAATCGCGCCGGTTGATCACGCTACTGATATAACCCACGGGCTTATTGTCGATAACGCGATGGGCGAGTTTATTATGGATAGTGCGATGGCGTCGCTGGTTCTGACGGATGTGCGACCGCACAATGTCCTGTCTCATGAATACGCTAAGTTCCAATACTTTGACGCTGCTGAGCGTGTGATCACCTTTTCGTCGGGGTTTCAGCGATACTTTCTGCAAGTGGATGATCGATTCGTTTATCACTATCCACAGGCAGATATTTATATTGTGGGCAAAAATGCTATCGCCGCGTTAGACGACACACCCTTTGAACTCCAGAAATTGTCTGAGGATGGGGAAGATTCTGCTGCGTTCAAGGCAGGTTGGCTCGGTACCAACCTCGGTTCGCTGAGTATAGGTCAAAGCTCGAGTGTGCTGGTAGATGCAAATAGCGATGCAACACTGTGCTTCTCTGTCCTGGCGCCGTTCCATCCGCCAGAGGATCCGCTAAAAGCCGTCATTTCCTACGCTGATGTGCCACCGCAGTCGTTTGATCTGGACAATAAGACGAGTAAGGATGTATGCGCTCCGCTGTCGGAGTTGTCCGGTGATGTGCGCGTGCGCTTTAGCGTTGCCAACCCGCATCGCAGTAAGGACGATTTCAACGGCGGCGGGATCGCTATTACCGAAATTACGTGGCGCAAATGAAAGGTCCACGACGCGATCCGCCAGGTATTCAGGCGGATGAGGAGAATATATTGACCATGTTTGCATCGCTATCAGCCCGTTTGCGCGCCGCGCCATATACTGTGGCATCCACAGGCGTGCTGTTGGTCGCGGCGTACCTGTGTCTGGTCAATCTGGATTATGCCGCGCTGTGGCACGACGAGGCGCCTCCCGCCTTTATAGGCAAAAATTTGCTGCAGCAGGGCGATATTCTCGGTTGGGATGGGCGCAATCTGGTCGGCGGTACCAACGGGCGTACGCTGAACGATGATCTGCGCGATGTGCTGCCGCCGCTGATGTATGTGCTGAACGTTGCCGGGTTTGCGGTGTTTGGCATCAATGAGATAGGCGCGCGCGTTGTTCACGCTGTTGTTGGAATTGTTGCCCTCGGTGTATTTTACTTGCTGCTGCGCCAGCATCTGTCGAACTATCCGCGGTTGATGTTCTTCATTTTTGTATTCGCTGCCTGGTCAGCACAGTTGTTGTTGTATTTCCGCCAGTCCCGCTACTTCTCGGTGATGGTGCTCGCGCTGATATTTATTTTTTATTTGTACGAGTGTTACTGGCAGAGCCGACGTCTGGCGTACCTGCCTGCTATCGCGGCGGTGGCGGCATTGTCGTTTTTTAATCACTACGCTGGTGGGGCAGCGACAATGCTTTCGCTGGGGGCGTATCATTTGCTTTTTCGCGCTCGTGTGACCACGCTGAGAGAGTGGATGTTGTTCGCTATCTGCGGCGTGGTTGTTGTTGTGGTGGGAACTGGCTATCTCTATTGGCTGGGCGTTATCGGCGGTGAGCGCAGCGGGTTTCTCGCTTTCACGGGCGTTACGAACCTGGGGGAATATCGAGGTGCTATGCCTTTGTTGTTGTTGAGAATCTGGATCTATATTCGGGAATTGTTCACTGCCGACTGGATTTCATGGCCGGTATTTTTGTGGTTTACAGGTATGATAGTGCTCGCCTATCAGGTCCGACGGAAGCAGGTGATCAGGGTATCGCGACAGGCAAGGCGACGGCGAACAGACACTGGTGCAGGTATTACTGAAAAGATCCTCGGAAACGATTTTCCTCTGGTGGCTGCGGGAAAAATCATTCTGATGGGCGCGCTGTTCGCGTTGTTTTCGGCAGCACTGTCGAGCCAGGCAGTATGGGCGCACCCGTTTGCCGATTTGCGCTATTATGTGGGCGCAGTGCCATTGCTGTTGGCGAGGAAGGGGCTGTGTGGGGCAGGNNNNNNNNNNGGAATGGGCATGGCGTCGGCACGTCATCGCCGGTGTGGTTGCACTTGGCGTGTTGCTGTTCACCAGTGCCGGGGCTTATCCGATTAACATGACCATGCTGTTCACTGGCGAGCGCACGCTTGGTTTTCACTTTTTTCAGTTTGTCCGTGAAATCCACCAGCCTTACCGCGATTCCATACGGGTGGTTTCCGAGTATTTGCTGACCCATGCCGAGCAGGACGATCTGGTGTACGTGTCGGGTTTTGCCGACCGGGAGGCATTGATCTTTACGACGGGTCACCATGTGTTGTTTTGTTGCGTGCTCGACGAGGATTCGCCCTTGCCGCGTGCCAAAATCGAGGCTTTGGATGCGCCTTATGTCTGGGTTGGGGCGTATCTCCCCGACTGGATCGTCGTTTTCGGCGCATTGCGCAAAGATTACTGGGAGAGGGTCAAGGCGGACTATGTTATAGCCGCGGAATTGGATGTTCATCGTTATCCGACACAGCGGCCCGAGTTGAATATGCACGCTTTTACACCTTTGCCCAGGGAGTGGGGTGTACATATCTTGTGCCAAAAAGAATAGCTGTTGGCGAATGAGAACGAACAGCATGGTATTTACGACATTGGACATTCGTTGGAGAGCAGGACGGGAATGGCGAAGAGAACTAAAAAAAGAAGGACGCATCGAAGAAGGCCGGGTGTCGCACTGGATGCCTCAAGGCGAGAAAGAGGGCAGAGGTCGCCAGCCTCTTTGGTGGATCGTTTCTTGCATTTGCAGATGCCCGATGAGCGCCCGTGGAAGTTTTTGCTGCCGGTGCTCGCGCTGGCATTTGCGGTGCGTGCGACGATTGCGCTGTGTGGCGATTTTGTTTTGCACCCGGATGAGGTGATGCAGTATCTGGAGCCGGCACATCGTCTGGTTTTTGGCAGTGGTGTCACGTATTGGGAGTTTTTCTACGGGGCGCGCTCATGGCTGGTGCCGGGCATGGTTGCCGGGGTGTTGAAGGTGTTTGACGTTGTTGGGCTTGGTGAGCCGTTCTGGTATGTGGGCGGTGTTAAGCTGGTGTTTTGTGCGATTTCCCTGCTGATTCCAGTTGGGATGTATTTTTTTGCGCGGCGGCATTTTGGCGAGCTATCGGCGCGGGTTGCGCTATTGGCGGGTGCGTTCTGGTATGAGTTGGTCGGGTTTGCCCACAAGCCGATGACCGAGTTTGTAGGTACTGCTTTGCTGATGGCGTTGCTCGTGCTGTGTGTGCGGTCGTCGGTACACAGGGTGAGGACGGTCTGGGTGGTGGCACTTGTGGCGGTGCTGGTAGTGGCGGTGCGGTTGCAGTACGCGCCTATCGCGTTGTTGGTTTTGGGTGTGTTCTATTTCAGGACGGAGAAGAAGGTTCATCTCGCGGTTGCTACAGGTGCGTTTCTGCTGGCGGTGGGGGTGTTTGATGCGATGATGTGGGATGGCGGTTTGTTTCATTCCTATATTACGAATATCCGTTTCAATCTCATAGTTGGCCAGGGGCGCGCTGGCGAGACCCCGGGGTACCAGTTCTTGTGGTGGCTTTTGCTTGCGAGTGTCGGGTTGGGTGCGTTGTGTGTGGTCATAGCATTGCGCGATTTGCGGCGCTACGGGTTTGTTCTGGCGATGGTCGCTCTGGTATTGCTCATCCATTCTGTGCAGGCGCACAAGGAGTATCGGTTCGTTTTTGCGGTTGTTCCGCTGTGGCTTTTGGTTGGTGCGGATGTGGTGGCGCGATTTGGTGGGCCTGTGCGCGTTTGGGGATTGGTGGGCGTTTTATTCGCCGCGGTTTCAATAGGTGGGGTTCTGAATGCGCTGCCTTCACAGGATCAGGTGTATCGCGCTTTTTCCAGGGAGACGGGGAAGGTGGGGTTTATCCGCGGTCAGGATCCGATTTTTGCCGCGTATCACTACCTTGCCCGTGCGCCCGGTGTTCTGGGCGTGTGGCAAGCTGATAGACGCTATTTTAACCTGCCCGGTTACTATTATTTGCACCGGGAGATACCGTTTTACGATGCGTTTTCAGGACGTGCGATAAACAAAGGTGTGGAGATAACAGCGGCATCGGTTAGCCATATTGTGGCGGCGGATACCAGTCTCACCAATCCCATTCCCGGCTATACGGTGGAGAAAGAATTCGGCGATATCCAGATCTGGTGCCGCGACGAGAATGATGCGCCGATCCGTCAATGGGAGGTGTACAGTCCGATCACCGTTGACATTTTGGAACAACAGATCATGATGCGCGTCGATCCCAATGCGCCAAAACCGCCGCCTGATCTTGGTATCCGCTTCGCGGCTGAGAGCAGGTAAATTGTAGGGGACGGCCCCCGTGCCGTCCCGCGCGATCCAGAAGGTTTCGCTCTTGTCTTGTGCCTTTTGTTTTTATCCTGTTCATCCTTTAATCCAGTAAATCCTGATCCTATTTGCTTTTGTTCTTCCCCCATATTCCTTATATTCCTTAATAATACATAGGGACGAGGCCTCTATGGGACAGGCTCCGCAATGATAGGACACACAATAGAAAGCAGGATGGCCGACATTGACACTCGCCTGAGTCGAATAGAGGGGATTGTCGATCAAATCGTACAGCGGTTGACCAGCCTGGAAGGTCGCATGAACAGTCTGGACACTCGCCTGGACAATATGGATATGCGTCTGGACAATATGGAAGGGCGCATGGCCAGCCATTTGAAATGGATTATTGGACTTCTCTTGACCATTCTGATCGCCATTTTCGGCACGTCAATTACCATTTTGATGAATTTCCCCCAATAGGGCGGGCTTTGTCATCGCGGGGTGTTTCTGACCCGCGATCCAGGAAGTTTCACCTTTGCTTGTCGCTGTTGATTTTGCCTTTGAGGTGTCATCGCGGTATGGTTTTAGCCGCGATCCAGAAGATTTCGCCTTTGCCTTTGTCTTTTCATCTGCGTTCATCTGCGTCATCTGCGGACGCCTTTCGCCTTTCGCCTTTGACTTTGACTTTGACTTTGACTTTTATCCTGTACATCCTTTCATCCTGTAAATCCTGATTCTGATTGTGTTTGTCTCAGTTTTTTATTATCATATCATTATCATTGAAAAAAGGCTTGACACTGTGTTTTTGATTGCATATAATTAGCCCGTCATATATTAAAGTGGAGCAGTTCCCATGAACCAAA
This sequence is a window from Gemmatimonadota bacterium. Protein-coding genes within it:
- a CDS encoding glycosyltransferase family 39 protein yields the protein MKGPRRDPPGIQADEENILTMFASLSARLRAAPYTVASTGVLLVAAYLCLVNLDYAALWHDEAPPAFIGKNLLQQGDILGWDGRNLVGGTNGRTLNDDLRDVLPPLMYVLNVAGFAVFGINEIGARVVHAVVGIVALGVFYLLLRQHLSNYPRLMFFIFVFAAWSAQLLLYFRQSRYFSVMVLALIFIFYLYECYWQSRRLAYLPAIAAVAALSFFNHYAGGAATMLSLGAYHLLFRARVTTLREWMLFAICGVVVVVVGTGYLYWLGVIGGERSGFLAFTGVTNLGEYRGAMPLLLLRIWIYIRELFTADWISWPVFLWFTGMIVLAYQVRRKQVIRVSRQARRRRTDTGAGITEKILGNDFPLVAAGKIILMGALFALFSAALSSQAVWAHPFADLRYYVGAVPLLLARKGLCGAG
- a CDS encoding hemolysin XhlA family protein, with protein sequence MADIDTRLSRIEGIVDQIVQRLTSLEGRMNSLDTRLDNMDMRLDNMEGRMASHLKWIIGLLLTILIAIFGTSITILMNFPQ